One genomic window of Arachis hypogaea cultivar Tifrunner chromosome 8, arahy.Tifrunner.gnm2.J5K5, whole genome shotgun sequence includes the following:
- the LOC112705614 gene encoding kinesin-like protein KIN-7J — protein MAKMREPGSETPTSNCEEEKIFVSIRVRPLNDRERWRRDASEWECISGNTIRYKNGPTDGYTFDRVYGEKSSTQQVYEQGIKEIVLSVVSGINCSVFAYGQTSSGKTYTMKGITEYAIDDIYDYIEKQHGRDYIMKFSAMEIYNEAVKDLLIANSPPLRLLDDPEKGTIVERLTEETLTERSHLQELLSTCAAHRTTEETAMNETSSRSHQILRLTVESNPTDYVGTTRSGTLIASVNFVDLAGSERASQALSAGTRLREGSHINRSLLTLGTVIRKLSKERNGHIPYRDSKLTRILQNSLGGNARTAIICTISPARSQVEQSKNTLLFAATAKQVTTNAKVNVVMSDKVLVQQLQKELARMENELKGFSSNSAILKERELLIEQMEQKIKELTEQRDLFQSRVENLLQTNTQVETPRHRRRTSSVSNLTAKLLQHQENMEDDFLLDGSPPTFAGPDPCHGWEEISREAGSEDSIREVQCVDTSLHALKQSGGNTPMIQVTHVVTKSSSRNDHKGLDHVAELNSQDFLKQTVQNTEKTNEPCHVEDLSEYPNESPYISCKPMLAAYATPMSPAAQIIKVDWEPASLHHAKRLQQKVMSYSSPSWLGKFDQEFASPSRFAGLQQTPTRVEQEYSDCLDYLPEEPYKSPMQVTTRKSSRKYSQIGETNAPVPVESDVDSDGEDTASVLNFAVRMNEKSRSKLSKKNSNDQLVHGKSYVVNKRLSKIKGMGFYECAGAMTPSRFERQQKDIVELWHACNVPLVHRSYFFLLIKGELADTVYLDVELRRLSFLQHTFSTGADITGQGLDVTPNSSLKALNRERKMLSKQVHKKFSYKERLQLYQRWGIDLNTKHRSIQLAYLLWTNTELNHARESATLVARLVGLIDSGDDSKKSFGFGFGFGFLARRKSSTVKPDNWKENMTTVG, from the exons ATGGCAAAGATGAGAGAGCCGGGGTCCGAGACACCTACCTCAAACTGCGAGGAGGAGAAGATTTTTGTTTCGATTCGAGTAAGGCCTTTGAATGATAGAGAAAGGTGGAGGCGCGATGCGTCTGAATGGGAGTGCATTTCTGGAAACACCATCAGATATAAGAATGGTCCAACAGATGGCTACACTTTTG ACAGGGTATATGGGGAGAAGAGCTCCACACAGCAAGTTTATGAGCAGGGAATCAAGGAAATTGTCCTTTCAGTTGTTAGTGGCATCAATT GTAGCGTTTTTGCATACGGACAAACAAGTAGTGGGAAGACTTACACCATGAAAGGAATTACTGAATATGCAATAGATGATATATATGACTACATAGAGAAG CAACATGGGAGAGACTACATTATGAAGTTCTCTGCGATGGAAATATATAATGAAGCAGTTAAAGACCTTCTTATTGCAAATTCTCCTCCACTTAGATTGCTTGATGATCCAGAG AAAGGGACTATTGTTGAAAGACTTACAGAGGAGACTCTCACAGAGAGGAGCCACTTGCAGGAACTCCTTTCAACATGCGCAG CTCATAGGACAACGGAAGAAACAGCCATGAATGAGACTAGCTCCAGATCTCATCAAATTCTTCGATTG ACAGTTGAAAGTAACCCTACTGATTATGTAGGCACTACACGTTCTGGTACACTTATAGCCAGTGTG AATTTCGTTGATCTGGCCGGGAGTGAGCGTGCTTCTCAAGCATTATCAGCAGGCACAAGATTGAGAGAAGGTAGCCACATAAATCGAAGTTTGCTGACCCTTGGAACTGTAATTCGAAAACTAAG CAAGGAAAGAAATGGACACATACCTTACAGAGACTCTAAGCTTACTCGTATTCTACAAAATTCTTTAGGCGGCAATGCAAGAACAGCAATCATTTGCACCATTAGTCCGGCGCGAAGCCAGGTTGAGCAATCAAAAAATACCCTACTCTTTGCTGCTACTGCCAAGCAGGTGACTACTAATGCTAAGGTCAATGTGGTCATGTCCGATAAGGTCTTGGTACAGCAACTACAGAAAGAGTTGGCTAGAATGGAGAATGAGTTGAAGGGCTTCAGTTCAAATTCTGCGATACTAAAGGAGAGAGAGCTTCTGATTGAACAA ATGGAACAGAAGATCAAGGAGTTAACTGAACAACGTGATCTCTTTCAATCTCGTGTTGAAAATTTGCTCCAGACAAATACTCAAGTTGAGACTCCTCGTCATCGCAGAAGAACATCCAGTGTGTCTAATTTAACTGCAAAACTTTTACAGCATCAAGAGAATATGGAAGATGACTTTCTTTTGGATGGCAGTCCTCCCACATTTGCTGGGCCTGATCCATGTCATGGTTGGGAGGAGATATCTAGGGAAGCCGGTTCTGAAGATAGTATCAGAGAAGTTCAATGTGTTGATACATCCCTTCATGCTTTGAAACAAAGTGGAGGAAATACCCCCATGATACAGGTCACACATGTAGTTACTAAATCATCATCGAGGAATGACCATAAAGGATTGGATCATGTTGCTGAACTTAATAGTCAAGATTTTCTGAAGCAAACAGTTCAGAACACTGAAAAGACCAACGAACCTTGCCATGTTGAGGACCTTTCAGAGTACCCAAATGAGTCCCCATATATTTCTTGCAAGCCCATGTTGGCTGCTTATGCTACTCCAATGTCTCCAGCTGCTCAAATAATCAAGGTGGATTGGGAACCTGCATCACTTCATCATGCCAAAAGGTTGCAGCAAAAGGTTATGTCATACTCATCACCTTCTTGGTTAGGTAAGTTTGACCAGGAATTTGCATCACCTTCTCGATTTGCCGGACTGCAACAGACACCAACTAGGGTTGAACAGGAATATTCTGATTGCTTGGATTACCTCCCTGAGGAGCCATATAAATCGCCAATGCAAGTTACTACACGAAAATCATCTAGAAAATATTCTCAAATTGGTGAGACCAATGCTCCAGTTCCAGTAGAATCCGATGTTGATTCTGACGGGGAGGATACTGCAAGTGTTCTCAATTTCGCTGTAAGAATGAATGAGAAGTCTAGGTCAAAGCTATCAAAGAAGAACTCTAACGATCAATTG GTACATGGAAAATCATATGTAGTCAATAAACGTCTAAGCAAAATAAAAGGTATGGGTTTCTATGAATGTGCGGGAGCTATGACACCTTCCAGATTTGAGAGACAGCAGAAAGATATAGTGGAACTTTGGCATGCATGTAATGTACCACTTGTACACAGATcctatttttttcttctcatcaaGGGTGAACTTGCGGATACTGTGTACTTGGATGTTGAGCTCCGACGTTTGTCCTTTCTTCAGCACACATTTTCTACTGGAGCTGACATTACAGGACAAGGTCTAGATGTCACACCTAATTCAAG CTTGAAGGCTCTAAATCGTGAGAGGAAGATGCTAAGCAAGCAAGTGCACAAGAAATTTTCCTATAAGGAAAGACTGCAACTATACCAGAGGTGGGGTATCGATTTGAATACTAAGCACAGAAGCATACAATTGGCATATCTGCTATGGACCAACACAGAGTTGAACCACGCAAGGGAAAGTGCAACACTTGTTGCTAGGCTTGTTGGATTGATAGACTCGGGTGATGATTCAAAGAAGAGTTTTGGATTTGGCTTCGGCTTCGGCTTCTTGGCCCGACGCAAGAGCAGCACTGTTAAACCCGATAACTGGAAGGAGAATATGACTACCGTTGGATAG